A genomic stretch from Telopea speciosissima isolate NSW1024214 ecotype Mountain lineage chromosome 7, Tspe_v1, whole genome shotgun sequence includes:
- the LOC122667766 gene encoding uncharacterized protein LOC122667766 isoform X9: protein MGCSSLLASKAYKAGQKLLMEFSEENYVVVMLISLSQLASKSVILISKQKDFLISILSRGFSLHIHAIALRCLCFLARGGICRLAVDANLLQILFRLVDKPDLNPTMQCEALWILHKLQIFQCTLPNFRWMGVPEFVELVSVVEKAAQSPVRSKRFLALSLLVDISCNFKGKMEMVSDVDSSLLPSKIVILIIDQIILLVKKPYCLDSEMKKECQSLLHLVLRLVEEYPDLGTLALDKIKFSIQSLISMHNEGWRTKEPDSVSKIVGIELVRGSSLAAKIGPCLYRFAVACLEVLDEACIMSVEVLGNAKLLLELLHQSNLFNHSICSVYPLLLQYHVMWNSMTYNLDKGLSISQNDYWVEHERLTLEFAKEMITRNDTWSAYKAGKYAACHGAWFASLFIFRKLANKVQSDSCLCWLKSLATLALAESKILLLLFPEESLQLVKELEINGTLAEEAVQHVSTDANFLECGEKIAGAYSSVCSSEEFLSATIMPDQAFYFQRWFLCLRSKVLETVADILRLIGTSPYNQKSIGSNEQIQGSNESKSGFAGHSQHIHSLIHFLFQFSCRFNKLAKEFDLLATSFMDLDSRSFNTISVLALNCSLLAFCTGFVLYFPNLQYYKNSITCVLEMTEKFSHSMLIQDLIERVWHVDYESSKNLKLLLTVIGGPNSCFHFQPRSLLSSPGHRERNILMLCRYAVLGVLQLHEQAKVVNNDEDLCQFTGACLQLISDLLKKWMHIPFWTPRYFFQVRPCIGAELFAFNADTQDPGELSILQGFHLSLNLCLQLKNAPGFLPVQVTKLYCILSCRASDCVTIEGVENKGQTQLGFRGWETSEMVDLNEELLWHVKEGIVNGKKHGRFSNGFGGSAHAFMCFELNDSRQGFSTCLLDVSAFPVGSYKIKWHSSCIDNQGSYWSLLHLNSGPIFSVKKPLVSG, encoded by the exons ATGGGGTGCTCATCTTTACTTGCAAGTAAAGCTTACAAG GCAGGTCAAAAGCTTTTGATGGAGTTTTCAGAGGAGAATTATGTTGTTGTGATGTTAATTTCACTCTCGCAACTTGCTTCAAAGTCGGTGATCTTGATTTCTAAGCAG AAAGACTTCTTAATATCAATTCTCTCCAGAGGATTTTCTTTACATATCCACGCAATAGCATTACGATGCTTGTGCTTCCTTGCCAGGGGAGGAATCTGTCGCCTTGCTGTTGATGCAAATTTACTCCAGATATTATTTCGTCTGGTAGATAAACCTGACTTAAACCCCACAATGCAATGTGAAGCTCTATGGATATTACATAAG CTGCAGATTTTCCAGTGCACCCTGCCAAATTTTCGTTGGATGGGCGTGCCTGAATTTGTTGAGCTGGTGTCTGTTGTTGAAAAAGCAGCTCAATCTCCAGTGAGGTCAAAGAGGTTTTTGGCCCTCTCTCTTCTAGTAGATATATCATGTAACTTTAAAGGGAAGATGGAAATGGTATCTGATGTTGATAGTTCTTTACTCCCTTCAAAgatagttattttaattatagaTCAGATAATCTTGTTGGTAAAGAAGCCTTATTGCTTAGACTCTGAGATGAAGAAAGAATGTCAAAGCTTACTCCATCTTGTTCTTCGTCTGGTTGAAGAATATCCAGACTTGGGGACTTTGGCACtggataaaataaaattctcaaTACAGTCGTTGATCAGTATGCACAACGAAGGCTGGAGGACAAAAGAACCAGATTCTGTTTCTAAGATTGTGGGGATTGAACTTGTAAGAGGCAGTTCCCTTGCTGCAAAGATTGGCCCTTGCTTGTACAGGTTTGCAGTGGCTTGTCTTGAAGTACTAGATGAAGCCTGCATTATGTCTGTTGAAGTACTTGGTAATGCGAAGCTTCTGCTCGAGCTTTTACACCAAAGCAACCTATTTAATCATAGTATATGCTCTGTTTATCCACTTCTCTTGCAGTATCATGTTATGTGGAATTCCATGACCTACAATCTTGACAAGGGCCTGAGTATATCTCAGAATGATTACTGGGTTGAGCATGAAAGGCTTACTCTTGAATTTGCCAAGGAGATGATCACTAGAAATGATACTTGGTCTGCATACAAAGCTGGAAAGTATGCAGCATGTCATGGAGCGTGGTTTGCATCATTGTTCATATTTAGAAAATTAGCAAATAAGGTTCAATCAGATTCATGCCTTTGCTGGTTAAAATCTCTAGCTACATTAGCCCTCGCTGAAAGCAAAATCCTCTTGCTTCTTTTCCCAGAAGAAAGTCTCCAATTAGTAAAAGAATTAGAGATAAATGGAACTTTGGCAGAGGAAGCTGTGCAACATGTTTCTACTGATGCTAACTTTCTCGAATGCGGTGAAAAGATAGCTGGGGCTTATAGCAGTGTTTGCTCTTCAGAGGAATTTTTGTCAGCTACGATCATGCCTGATCAAGCATTTTATTTCCAAAGGTGGTTTTTATGTCTCAGATCTAAGGTTCTAGAAACTGTGGCTGATATACTCCGACTCATAGGCACTAGTCCATATAACCAGAAAAGCATTGGGAGCAATGAACAAATTCAAGGAAGTAATGAGTCCAAGTCTGGTTTTGCGGGACACTCACAACATATCCACTCTTTGATTCACTTCCTCTTTCAGTTCTCTTGTCGGTTTAACAAGTTGGCAAAAGAATTTGATCTTCTTGCAACGTCTTTCATGGACTTGGACAGTAGAAGCTTCAACACTATTTCAGTACTTGCACTTAATTGTTCGCTATTGGCCTTCTGTACTGGCTTTGTTTTATACTTCCCAAATCTGCAGTATTACAAGAATTCTATTACTTGTGTTTTGGAGATGACCGAAAAGTTTTCACATTCCATGTTGATACAAGATCTAATTGAGCGGGTGTGGCATGTGGACTATGAGAGCAGTAAAAATTTGAAGCTGCTCTTGACAGTTATTGGAGGGCCTAATAGCTGCTTCCACTTCCAACCTAGGAGTTTATTATCTAGTCCTGGCCATAGAGAAAGAAATATTCTAATGCTTTGTAGGTATGCTGTTTTAGGTGTCCTCCAGTTGCATGAACAAGCCAAGGTAGTGAACAATGATGAAGATCTGTGCCAATTTACCGGTGCCTGCCTGCAACTTATTTCTGATTTACTAAAGAAATGGATGCACATTCCATTTTGGACTCCCCGGTATTTCTTTCAAGTAAG GCCATGTATAGGTGCAGAGCTCTTTGCTTTCAATGCAGACACTCAAGACCCGGGTGAATTGTCCATCTTGCAGGGCTTCCATCTCTCATTGAATCTCTGCCTTCAATTGAAAAATGCACCAGGTTTCCTTCCTGTCCAAGTCACCAAATTGTACTGTATACTTAGTTGTAGGGCATCTGATTGTGTAACAATTGAAGGTGTAGAAAATAAAGGGCAAACCCAGTTGGGTTTTCGAGGTTGGGAAACAAGCGAAATGGTGGATTTAAATGAAGAGCTGCTGTGGCATGTGAAAGAAGGTATTGTGAATGGCAAAAAGCATGGTAGGTTTAGTAATGGTTTTGGAGGGTCTGCACATGCTTTCATGTGTTTTGAACTGAATGATAGCAGGCAAGGGTTCTCCACTTGCTTGCTTGATGTTTCTGCTTTTCCAGTTGGTTCCTACaaaatcaaatggcatagctctTGCATTGACAATCAAGGTTCCTATTGGAGTTTACTCCATTTGAATAGTGGTCCCATTTTTTCGGTCAAGAAGCCACTTGTTTCTGGTTAA